The following is a genomic window from Candidatus Omnitrophota bacterium.
CAACGAAATAACAAGGCTCACCAGTATGGTTACGGCCGGATCGATGTATGGCTCGATATAAACATACGGCCCATGTTTCAGCATTATTGTAATTATGAAAGCGCATGCGATGGCCGTCGAGATAAAACCTTCCAGCATATAATGAACACCCTCCGCCTTGACCGCCGGGGATGAGCTTTTGCGCGCCAATCGAAATATAAAGAACGATCCGATGAAATTCAGCGTCAGGCTGAGCGCGCTTGAGGCAAAACCTATCCATGGAAAGGTGACGTAGCTGGGATGAAAGAATGTCGCGAATGCCTGGAATGACATGATGGCGGCGATGCCCATCAGAACTATGCCCTCCATGGCCTCGCACACATGCTCGACCTTGCCGTATCCATAATTATGGAATAGGTCCGCGGGCCTCATGGAAAGCTTCAGAGATTTATAGAGGATTATCGACACCGTAAGGCCAACCACCGTTATCGCGAAGTCCGTAGCGATAGCCAGCGAATGAACTATTATAAGTGCCGCGAGCTTGAAGACAAAAAGCACGACATTGAACCAAAGGCTGATGCGCGCGGCCGTTATCATGTAGCGTTCTTTATCGGTCATAGCCATGAAAACTCCGGGTTGTTCATGTAAATATTATACATTAGAAGACAGTTAAAACGGAAGTTGAATATGGCGGAGGCAATTCTATTTAGCGAATAAAACCATCAGTTGTTTCGAAATAACAAATCCGACAAATACCAGCACCACACCTAATGTATTGGTAGCGATGATATTCATTATGGCAACTTTGATTTGCCCGTCCTTGAATAAATGGAAGTTTTCCAGGCTAAAGGTAGAGAATGTTGTGAAGCCACCCAAAATACCCACGAACACAAAAACCCTTACCTGGGATGGTACGGCAAAGCGCTCGAATAACCCCCACAAAAAACCTATAACCAGAGATCCCAAAAGATTTACGATTAAAGTATTGACCGGAAAGAGGTGATTTGAAAATCTATGTTCAACGCCAGATAGAAAATATCTGGACATCGTTCCTACTGCGCCGCCTAAACCTATAACAAAAAACCTTAACATAGACAATTCTCCTATTTTTAGTAGGAGTCATCGGCCGTGTTAAGGCGGTTAAAGGCGAACTCCATCGCCCATGCTATTAAAACCTGATATTATTATAGCATCACTTTTCTGCTTGTAAAGACAAAAAATCGCCGTCAATCGCCGTCAAAACGGCGCGATGCCTCATACAGGCATACGGCACTTGCGCTCGCGACATTCAAAGAGTCGACGCTTTTCGCTATCGGTATGCGGACTTTGACGTCCGCGATATCCAACACTTTACGCGACACGCCATTATCCTCGTTACCAAAAACAAAACAAACATTGTCCGTGAATTTAACGCTATCGATATCCTTAGCGCCTCTGCGGGGAGTGGCGGCAATTATGCGCGTGCCGTGCTCCGCTTTTAACCGGCTGAGACTTGAGGCAAGGTCGCGTTCGTAACAAACCGGTAGCCCGAAGACTGTGCCCATAGATACCCTGACCGCTTTCCGATAATACGGATCATACGTTTCGCTATCGACAATAATCGCCCGGACGCCGAAAGCGGCCGCGTTACGCACTATCAGCCCGACATTTTGCGGGTCATTGACAGCGTTGAGCGCAACCAGAAATAGCGGGCGCTTGGCTTTTTTTAACACGGTAGAGAGTGTAAACTTTTCAGGGCAATACCCGACCGCCATTATTCCCTTGTGGAACCGGAAGCCTATAACGCCTTCTATCACCTCATCCGGCGCGACGTAAGTGGTGACGCCCTTCTTCGCCATCTTCGCGATCAGATGCCCGTACTTTGCGATGGCGCCGGTGGCGGTAATGCACGACGCTATCCGGCAGGCACTTGCGACCATGCTCTCGATAACCTTCTCGCCTTCGGCAATAAAAATACCGTCGCGCTCGAGATGCTTGCCTTTGAGGGATTTGTAGGGTGCCAGTCGTGGGTCGTGTGAATCGTGAATGGGGATAATATTCATCAGGTCTTTTTCAAAAACACCGGTTATGCTTCGCTTATCGCCTTAGTTCTCTTTTCAGGAATTACTTTATTGAAAAAGGAACGCCGCAGTTATCCACAAAGTAGTGCACACTTAAGGGTGCACTACTTGCTTGCATGTTCGGTTGGTGGTGAGGGTTCGCCTCGAACTGAAAAGATACTGTTATTTCAATGAAAAAGGCACATTAACATGCATTGCCACCTCTTCCTTCGCCGAGACTTTGCTTACTGGAAAATTATTTGCACAAAAATTAACGAACTCGACATACTCGGCCATGGGAAGCCAACCGTTCTTCTCAGGAAATTTTCCGACCGGCAGCCTTAGTTCGTCTTTTCTCATTTCTTAAATACTCCTAGAATGTCATTGTAAATTTCTTTTGTTCCGAATTTCAGACAGATACCTTTAAATTCTTCGCCTTCAAAATCAATATTGTTCATCTTTATAAGCTCTATTATGTCGGGCAAATCTTTCAATAACCTGTTCTTTGCCCCGTGCTTTATAGCGTGAAGCTTGAGCGCAATTAAATGATTAAGGGATGGAACAACTAGCTCCATGCCCGCAATAGTTGTTTTCTGGCCTTCCCGCAATATCTTATCTCGCGTAGCCTCATCTACAATCATAAAGTCTATATCCACTGTATCTTTTGCGCTCGACATGCGCACGGCCACATTCGTAGCGAAATTTTCGGCGTATCCGGCTTCGCTTAGTATCTTTTCGATTTTTTTAAAATCATCTTTCGTCATCAAAAAATCAACATCACGAGTACCGCGCGTAACCTTATAGAAATTTACCGCAAAACCACCTATAAGTATACATGGTACAGCCGTTTTTCTTGACGCCTCAGCAACAAGGTGAAATACCTTTGAATAATCCATTGACATATTATACAAGGAAAATTATAAAAACGGAAGGAGAATGATTATGCGGAACCGGAACGATTTTTTTTATGCTTTTTGACGGAACTTAATAACGATATCCCTCGCGCCTTTGCGAATAGCACGCCTGCCTTCTGCTATGGTCTTGAGCAGCCACGGGTCACTCGACTCCTCCTCTATTTCAAGCTGCTCCGGCAGGGGCAGAAAGTCGGGTATTCTTACTAGCTTACCGATTGGCATATCATAATCGATTTTGCGCTTCGTTTTCATAAAAGTTATCCACAAAGTAGCTGACGTTTAAAACGTCAGCTACTTACTTCACCCTATTCACCATCATTCTTTTTAAGCTGCGCCAGTGTTTTTTGAAAATCCGAAAAATCTGCAGCATTCGCAAGTACCAGCATAACATCGCCGCCTTCTATGGCCACGGATCCAGACGGTATTATAAATTTGTCATTTCTAGAAATAAGCATAATAAGACATTTCTCTGGGACATTTAAATCGCTGATTCTCTTGCCTTCCGCCTGCGAATTATACGGCACAATAGCTTCCGTTAATTCCGCATCGATGCCTTCTGTTTTTTCAAATTCTATAGGATAATTCCTCCTATAGGCCACCGGCACATCCAGTTTCAATAATTTAGAAATAAACGGAATGGATGTTCCTTGAATAAATACTGACGCGATAACGACAAAGAATACTATATTAAAATAAACATCCGCCCGCGGAATACCCGCCATAAAAGGGAACGTCGCGAGGATAATCGGGACCGATCCTCTTAAGCCGACCCATCCGATCATAATTTTTTTGCGCATACTCATCTTAAATGGCAATAGACACAGCATTACGCTGACCGGACGGGCTACTACCATCAAGAGAAATGTAAGTAATAGTCCCGCCCCTATCAATGGGACTATATGTGAAGGGAAAACGAGCAGTCCCAGTGTAACAAACATAGTGATTTGCATGAGCCAGGCCAAGCCGTCGTGAAATTTCATAATCATCTTTTTATTGGGAAATTCCGCATGACCCAACATTAGACCCGCTATATATACCGCGAGGAAACCGTTGCCCTTCAAAAAAACGGCAATCACATACGTTAAAATAACAAGAGAGATCATCAGCGCTAAATAGAGCCCTTCGTATTCCAATTTCAAACGGTTGATAAAAAATATGATAAATCTTGCCGATAGATACCCTATAAGGGCGCCTACGCCCATATCGAGGGCAAATTTTGGGATGAGGAGAGCGATATTTGACCCATTTGCCGCAATAATGCCTATAAATCCTATGGTCAAGAAAACAGCCATCGGGTCATTACTGCCGGATTCAAA
Proteins encoded in this region:
- a CDS encoding cation diffusion facilitator family transporter, with the translated sequence MTDKERYMITAARISLWFNVVLFVFKLAALIIVHSLAIATDFAITVVGLTVSIILYKSLKLSMRPADLFHNYGYGKVEHVCEAMEGIVLMGIAAIMSFQAFATFFHPSYVTFPWIGFASSALSLTLNFIGSFFIFRLARKSSSPAVKAEGVHYMLEGFISTAIACAFIITIMLKHGPYVYIEPYIDPAVTILVSLVISLPSLKLTRQAFVNLLDASIEEPSKMETVVRLARHADRYCNFKDLKTRTAGHTKFIEVKVIMPRDMSFAKSHEIVSEIEKDIAIGVPDSEVTLIMVPCAKDCGLIEEGKPCPYL
- the crcB gene encoding fluoride efflux transporter CrcB, giving the protein MLRFFVIGLGGAVGTMSRYFLSGVEHRFSNHLFPVNTLIVNLLGSLVIGFLWGLFERFAVPSQVRVFVFVGILGGFTTFSTFSLENFHLFKDGQIKVAIMNIIATNTLGVVLVFVGFVISKQLMVLFAK
- a CDS encoding RNA methyltransferase codes for the protein MNIIPIHDSHDPRLAPYKSLKGKHLERDGIFIAEGEKVIESMVASACRIASCITATGAIAKYGHLIAKMAKKGVTTYVAPDEVIEGVIGFRFHKGIMAVGYCPEKFTLSTVLKKAKRPLFLVALNAVNDPQNVGLIVRNAAAFGVRAIIVDSETYDPYYRKAVRVSMGTVFGLPVCYERDLASSLSRLKAEHGTRIIAATPRRGAKDIDSVKFTDNVCFVFGNEDNGVSRKVLDIADVKVRIPIAKSVDSLNVASASAVCLYEASRRFDGD
- a CDS encoding nucleotidyl transferase AbiEii/AbiGii toxin family protein, translating into MDYSKVFHLVAEASRKTAVPCILIGGFAVNFYKVTRGTRDVDFLMTKDDFKKIEKILSEAGYAENFATNVAVRMSSAKDTVDIDFMIVDEATRDKILREGQKTTIAGMELVVPSLNHLIALKLHAIKHGAKNRLLKDLPDIIELIKMNNIDFEGEEFKGICLKFGTKEIYNDILGVFKK
- a CDS encoding potassium/proton antiporter, which encodes MQIEYILLWVAVLIFVSVVSSKLSDRFAIPALLLFLAVGMLAGSEGIGGIYFDNAQLAKSIGVIALMFIIFSGGLDTSWKETKPVVLPGVILSTVGVLLTAIITGFFAVYILKFSFLEGMLLGSIVSSTDAAAVFSILRSKRISLRSPLKPLLEFESGSNDPMAVFLTIGFIGIIAANGSNIALLIPKFALDMGVGALIGYLSARFIIFFINRLKLEYEGLYLALMISLVILTYVIAVFLKGNGFLAVYIAGLMLGHAEFPNKKMIMKFHDGLAWLMQITMFVTLGLLVFPSHIVPLIGAGLLLTFLLMVVARPVSVMLCLLPFKMSMRKKIMIGWVGLRGSVPIILATFPFMAGIPRADVYFNIVFFVVIASVFIQGTSIPFISKLLKLDVPVAYRRNYPIEFEKTEGIDAELTEAIVPYNSQAEGKRISDLNVPEKCLIMLISRNDKFIIPSGSVAIEGGDVMLVLANAADFSDFQKTLAQLKKNDGE